GTGTACCTACCTCTGCAATGGTCGAATACTATGCCCAGAGAGCTACGGCGGGACTCATCATTACGGAAGGAACGCATCCGAGTCCGATGGGGCGGGGTTACACAACCTGTCCAGGACTACATCATGAGGAGCAGGTTGCAGGCTGGCGAAAGGTGACGGATGCAGTTCATGCGGCTGGAGGGCGAATATTTGTGCAATTGATGCACGCTGGACGGGTGTCGCACTCCTCTTTGTTGCCGAACCAAGCTCTACCGATCGCACCTTCAGCTATCCCAGTGATGTCCGAAGAAGTTCACGTTTGGAATGGCAAAGTCCCTTTTGAAATACCCCGTCCGTTAGAGTTGGACGAAATACCCGAGATCGTCGAGGAGTACCGCAGATCAGCCGAACTTTCGATTGAAGCAGGATTCGATGGTGTAGAACTTCATGCCGCAACAGGATATCTCCCAAACACGTTCCAGGTGACTGGCTCCAACCAACGCACGGATGCTTATGGTGGCACATTGGAAAATCGAACTCGTTTCACGATCAAAGTCGTTAATGCGCTTTGTAGCGTTCGGGGAGCGGATCGGGTTGGAGTCAAGATTGCCCCTGGCTTCACCGTCAATGACATCTTCGACGACGATCCTGCTGAAACTTACACGTATGTCGCCAAGACACTTAGCCCGCTGGGTTTGGCATATCTGCACGTCGGGTATGATCGAGGTTATGCCAGAGGAACTGCACCCAACTTTAACCCTATCGATCTCCTCCGTCCCGTTTATCAAGGAACGTTATTGGCTGTCGGTGGGTTTGATCGACAACAGGGTGATGAAGCTATTAGAAGCGGACGAGCAGATGCCATCGTTTTAGGGCGACTATTCATCTCCAATCCTGACTTAGTGGAACGGCTACGGCTTAATGCTCCACTGAGCGAAGGTGATGTGAGGTCCTTCTACGGTGGAAATGAGTCTGGCTACACGGACTATCCAACTTTGTCGCAGATCCATTGAGTGGCATAACCATCGCAATGCAGCGGACGGTTGAGAGATCTTGGCGCAATCTGAAAAGTTGCTTGCCGCCGCTGAACTCCGCAGTTAGACCGCAGAGGTGTCTGGGTATTCCCTGGTTCAGGGTAATCGCATAGTTAGACCTTATAGAAGATTTGATGCGTAGTGTGGATTACGACACAATAGCGGAACTTTGTGAATAGCTTTCCTACCGAGATAAATTCCGGCTAGCTCAACTTCTTATTCAGCTTGCGAGAAAAGAAGAAGAAGAGAAAAATCCTGACATTAGAAAAGCTAGAGTCAACAATTCAAGTGCTGTTGAGTACGTCGCAGATCGTTTGCTGAAATTAAAGCCTACGAAAAACACAACTTTATTAAATTCTATTGGAGCCATGTTTCAATTTCAGGGCAGTATATCAGATGAGGACAAAGAAGCAATAATAGATGAACTCCAGAAGAGAAATTATCTCGTTATTGATAGTAAGGGTCGTGTTTCGCATAAGACCTGACCTGGAAAACACCTACATTGTTTATGCTGGTTCTGTCTTCTTGTGATTAAACTAAAGATACGAATATTGAGCCTGGAGATATGGATATGACTTTGTCTGATGTTCTTCCATCCGTTCGGCAACTCTCGGTTGTCGAGAAACTTAAGCTGATTCGGATTCTAGCAGAGGATTTAGAAACAGCAGAGGATATCTCACCTCTAGAACCCTTCAAAACCTATGATTTGCCGACCCCTTACAACA
The Neosynechococcus sphagnicola sy1 DNA segment above includes these coding regions:
- a CDS encoding alkene reductase — encoded protein: MPENSGLFTPIRLGSLDLPNRIIMSPMSRLRATPNCVPTSAMVEYYAQRATAGLIITEGTHPSPMGRGYTTCPGLHHEEQVAGWRKVTDAVHAAGGRIFVQLMHAGRVSHSSLLPNQALPIAPSAIPVMSEEVHVWNGKVPFEIPRPLELDEIPEIVEEYRRSAELSIEAGFDGVELHAATGYLPNTFQVTGSNQRTDAYGGTLENRTRFTIKVVNALCSVRGADRVGVKIAPGFTVNDIFDDDPAETYTYVAKTLSPLGLAYLHVGYDRGYARGTAPNFNPIDLLRPVYQGTLLAVGGFDRQQGDEAIRSGRADAIVLGRLFISNPDLVERLRLNAPLSEGDVRSFYGGNESGYTDYPTLSQIH